A portion of the Manihot esculenta cultivar AM560-2 chromosome 2, M.esculenta_v8, whole genome shotgun sequence genome contains these proteins:
- the LOC110609071 gene encoding eukaryotic translation initiation factor 5: MDLQNIGASNSDDAFYRYKMPKMITKIEGRGNGIKTNVVNMVDIAKALARPASYTTKYFGNELGAQSKFDEKTGTSLVNGAHDTPKLAGLLENFIKKYVQCYGCGNPETEIVITKTQMITLKCAACGFVSDVDMRDKITTFILKNPPVPKKGSKDKKAMRRAEKERLKEGEAADEELKKHKKETAKKKGGSSGSSKDGAKGISSKKKGNGSDEDHSPSHSQADENDLVIADDDDDVQWQTDTSLEAAKQRIQEQLSAATADMVMLSTNEEKANSAKSPERDVKAHQNGSKSNDTLEGLVNEIKGYLKKGGPASQLKSFLSSLSGTPQEVINALFAALFEGLEKGFVKEVTKKKNYLAAATQEEGSQMLLLHTVESFCCKAGPEVVKEVPLAVKVLYDNDVLEEEFILEWYQKGVSGGNKSSPVWKNVKPFIEWLQNAESESEEE; the protein is encoded by the coding sequence ATGGATTTACAAAATATTGGTGCTTCCAACAGTGATGATGCCTTTTACAGGTATAAGATGCCAAAAATGATAACCAAGATTGAAGGTAGGGGTAATGGCATAAAAACTAACGTGGTTAACATGGTTGATATTGCTAAGGCCTTGGCTAGACCTGCTTCCTACACAACAAAGTACTTTGGTAATGAGCTTGGAGCCCAATCCAAGTTTGACGAAAAGACTGGAACTTCACTTGTGAATGGAGCCCATGACACGCCAAAACTTGCTGGGCTGCTTGAGAACTTCATTAAGAAGTATGTTCAGTGCTACGGCTGTGGGAACCCTGAAACTGAAATAGTTATCACTAAGACACAAATGATCACCCTGAAGTGTGCTGCCTGCGGATTTGTTTCTGATGTTGATATGAGGGATAAGATTACAACATTTATTCTCAAGAACCCACCTGTGCCAAAAAAGGGATCCAAAGACAAGAAGGCAATGAGGAGGGCTGAGAAGGAACGGCTCAAGGAGGGTGAGGCTGCTGATGAGGAGCTGAAGAAGCACAAAAAGGAGACAGCAAAGAAGAAAGGAGGTTCTTCTGGTAGCTCTAAGGATGGTGCTAAAGGTATATCATCCAAGAAGAAAGGCAATGGCTCAGATGAGGATCACTCTCCATCTCACAGCCAGGCTGATGAAAATGACCTAGTGATtgctgatgatgatgatgatgtccAGTGGCAAACAGATACTTCTTTGGAGGCAGCTAAACAACGCATCCAGGAGCAGTTGAGTGCCGCAACTGCAGATATGGTAATGCTATCAACAAATGAAGAAAAGGCTAACTCAGCAAAGTCTCCAGAACGTGATGTTAAAGCTCATCAGAATGGCTCTAAGAGCAATGACACCCTAGAAGGCCTTGTTAATGAAATAAAGGGGTATCTGAAAAAGGGTGGTCCTGCAAGCCAGCTGAAATCCTTCTTGAGCTCACTCTCTGGGACACCTCAAGAAGTCATTAATGCTCTGTTTGCTGCCCTCTTTGAAGGCCTTGAAAAAGGTTTTGTCAAGGAGGTGACTAAAAAGAAGAACTACCTGGCAGCAGCAACTCAAGAGGAGGGATCACAGATGCTTTTGTTGCACACGGTTGAGTCTTTCTGTTGTAAGGCAGGCCCTGAGGTAGTTAAAGAGGTACCATTGGCTGTTAAAGTGCTGTATGACAATGATGTGCTGGAAGAGGAGTTTATCCTTGAGTGGTACCAGAAGGGTGTGAGTGGTGGTAACAAAAGCTCACCTGTCTGGAAGAATGTCAAGCCTTTTATTGAATGGCTTCAGAATGCCGAGTCTGAATCAGAAGAGGAGTGA
- the LOC110610024 gene encoding 2Fe-2S ferredoxin, whose translation MLVARLSRVGIQTVKQGAREFMRTPYSQCRQSWFELHPERKAFQGTLFQKHYLFSTTTSGSDVGVGSEGNDMISVTFVDKDGEEKHIKVPVGMSMLEAAHENDIELEGGCEGSLACSTCHVIVIDVEHYNKLEDPTDEENGMLDLAFGLTETSRLGCQVIARPELDGIHLVIPAATRNFAVDGFVPKPH comes from the exons ATGCTAGTTGCTAGACTTTCAAGAGTTGGCATTCAGACTGTTAAACAGGGTGCAAGAG AATTTATGAGAACACCTTATAGTCAATGTCGACAATCTTGG TTTGAATTACATCCTGAGCGGAAAGCGTTCCAAGGTACCTTATTTCAGAAGCATTATCTGTTTTCTACCACAACTTCTGGCAGTGATGTAGGGGTTGGAAGCGAAGGAAATGACAT GATATCTGTAACATTTGTGGATAAGGATGGAGAGGAAAAGCACATTAAAGTTCCAGTTGGAATGTCTATGTTGGAAGCTGCTCATGAAAATGATATAGAACTTGAAG GAGGATGCGAAGGCTCACTTGCTTGTTCAACATGTCATGTGATTGTCAT T GATGTGGAACATTACAACAAATTAGAAGACCCAACTGATGAGGAGAATGGCATGTTGGATTTGGCCTTTGGCCTCACAGAAAC TTCTAGATTGGGTTGTCAGGTGATTGCAAGGCCTGAACTTGATGGAATTCATTTGGTTATTCCTGCTGCCACGAGAAATTTTGCCGTTGATGGGTTTGTTCCAAAACCTCACTAG
- the LOC110609671 gene encoding beta-1,3-galactosyltransferase 7 isoform X1, whose protein sequence is MKSRGTAKVSVKFIPILCIFCFALGILFSNRAWDPPESNGHLMAQRRREQELQVVSEDSTAQKKLSHDKDVMDEVLKTHDAIQPARSLDKSVAMLQMQLAASRSSQEMSLNGSAALSVLSHEGPPRQKVFMVIGINTAFSSRKRRDSVRETWMPQGEKLLQLEREKGIVIRFMIGHSATSNSILDRAIDSEDSQHKDFLRLEHVEGYHELSAKTKIFFSTAVAKWDAEYYIKVDDDVHVNLGMLAATLARHRSKPRVYIGCMKSGPVLAQKNVKYHEPEYWKFGEEGNKYFRHATGQIYAISKDLATYISINQPILHKYANEDVSLGSWFIGLEVEHIDDRNMCCGTPPDCEWKAQAGNVCIASFDWSCSGICKSVEKIKFVHERCGEGDGAVWSALF, encoded by the exons ATGAAGAGCCGAGGCACTGCCAAAGTCTCTGTCAAGTTTATTCCGATCCTCTGTATATTTTGCTTCGCTCTTGGAATTCTCTTCTCTAACAG GGCATGGGACCCACCTGAATCCAATGGCCATCTCATGGCGCAGCGTCGACGTGAACAAGAGTTGCAAGTTGTCTCCGAAGACTCCACAGCTCAGAAG AAGCTTTCACATGATAAAGATGTGATGGACGAAGTTTTGAAAACTCATGATGCTATTCA GCCTGCCAGATCGCTAGACAAGTCAGTTGCTATGCTTCAGATGCAGTTAGCTGCATCTAGGAGTTCTCAGGAAATGAGCTTGAATGGCTCCGCTGCCCTGTCCGTTTTGTCTCATGAGGGTCCGCCCCGGCAGAAAGTGTTCATGGTTATTGGAATTAATACAGCTTTTAGCAGTAGAAAGAGGCGTGACTCTGTCAGAGAGACTTGGATGCCTCAAG gggagaagcttcttcaattgGAGCGCGAGAAGGGGATTGTCATTCGCTTCATGATTGGCCATAG TGCAACATCTAATAGCATTTTAGATAGAGCCATTGATTCAGAAGATTCTCAGCATAAGGATTTCCTTAGACTG GAGCATGTTGAAGGATACCATGAATTGTCTGCAAAAACAAAAATCTTCTTCTCCACTGCTGTTGCTAAATGGGATGCTGAATATTACATCAAGGTGGATGATGATGTCCATGTTAATCTGG GCATGCTAGCTGCTACTCTAGCACGGCATCGATCAAAACCCAGAGTGTACATTGGATGTATGAAGTCAGGGCCAGTTCTTGCTCAAAA gaATGTTAAATATCATGAACCAGAGTACTGGAAATTTGGAGAGGAAGGGAACAAATATTTCCGACATGCAACTGGACAGATATATGCAATCTCTAAGGATCTTGCGACATATATCTCAATCAACCA GCCCATATTGCACAAGTATGCTAATGAAGATGTGTCGCTTGGATCGTGGTTTATCGGTCTTGAGGTTGAGCACATTGATGACCGCAACATGTGCTGTGGAACTCCACCAG ATTGTGAGTGGAAGGCACAGGCAGGTAATGTGTGCATTGCATCTTTCGACTGGAGCTGCAGTGGAATCTGTAAATCAGTGGAGAAGATCAAATTTGTTCACGAAAGGTGTGGTGAAGGGGATGGAGCTGTATGGAGTGCTCTCTTTTAG
- the LOC110609671 gene encoding beta-1,3-galactosyltransferase 7 isoform X3: MKSRGTAKVSVKFIPILCIFCFALGILFSNRAWDPPESNGHLMAQRRREQELQVVSEDSTAQKKLSHDKDVMDEVLKTHDAIQSLDKSVAMLQMQLAASRSSQEMSLNGSAALSVLSHEGPPRQKVFMVIGINTAFSSRKRRDSVRETWMPQGEKLLQLEREKGIVIRFMIGHSATSNSILDRAIDSEDSQHKDFLRLEHVEGYHELSAKTKIFFSTAVAKWDAEYYIKVDDDVHVNLGMLAATLARHRSKPRVYIGCMKSGPVLAQKNVKYHEPEYWKFGEEGNKYFRHATGQIYAISKDLATYISINQPILHKYANEDVSLGSWFIGLEVEHIDDRNMCCGTPPDCEWKAQAGNVCIASFDWSCSGICKSVEKIKFVHERCGEGDGAVWSALF, from the exons ATGAAGAGCCGAGGCACTGCCAAAGTCTCTGTCAAGTTTATTCCGATCCTCTGTATATTTTGCTTCGCTCTTGGAATTCTCTTCTCTAACAG GGCATGGGACCCACCTGAATCCAATGGCCATCTCATGGCGCAGCGTCGACGTGAACAAGAGTTGCAAGTTGTCTCCGAAGACTCCACAGCTCAGAAG AAGCTTTCACATGATAAAGATGTGATGGACGAAGTTTTGAAAACTCATGATGCTATTCA ATCGCTAGACAAGTCAGTTGCTATGCTTCAGATGCAGTTAGCTGCATCTAGGAGTTCTCAGGAAATGAGCTTGAATGGCTCCGCTGCCCTGTCCGTTTTGTCTCATGAGGGTCCGCCCCGGCAGAAAGTGTTCATGGTTATTGGAATTAATACAGCTTTTAGCAGTAGAAAGAGGCGTGACTCTGTCAGAGAGACTTGGATGCCTCAAG gggagaagcttcttcaattgGAGCGCGAGAAGGGGATTGTCATTCGCTTCATGATTGGCCATAG TGCAACATCTAATAGCATTTTAGATAGAGCCATTGATTCAGAAGATTCTCAGCATAAGGATTTCCTTAGACTG GAGCATGTTGAAGGATACCATGAATTGTCTGCAAAAACAAAAATCTTCTTCTCCACTGCTGTTGCTAAATGGGATGCTGAATATTACATCAAGGTGGATGATGATGTCCATGTTAATCTGG GCATGCTAGCTGCTACTCTAGCACGGCATCGATCAAAACCCAGAGTGTACATTGGATGTATGAAGTCAGGGCCAGTTCTTGCTCAAAA gaATGTTAAATATCATGAACCAGAGTACTGGAAATTTGGAGAGGAAGGGAACAAATATTTCCGACATGCAACTGGACAGATATATGCAATCTCTAAGGATCTTGCGACATATATCTCAATCAACCA GCCCATATTGCACAAGTATGCTAATGAAGATGTGTCGCTTGGATCGTGGTTTATCGGTCTTGAGGTTGAGCACATTGATGACCGCAACATGTGCTGTGGAACTCCACCAG ATTGTGAGTGGAAGGCACAGGCAGGTAATGTGTGCATTGCATCTTTCGACTGGAGCTGCAGTGGAATCTGTAAATCAGTGGAGAAGATCAAATTTGTTCACGAAAGGTGTGGTGAAGGGGATGGAGCTGTATGGAGTGCTCTCTTTTAG
- the LOC110609671 gene encoding beta-1,3-galactosyltransferase 7 isoform X2, with the protein MKSRGTAKVSVKFIPILCIFCFALGILFSNRAWDPPESNGHLMAQRRREQELQVVSEDSTAQKLSHDKDVMDEVLKTHDAIQPARSLDKSVAMLQMQLAASRSSQEMSLNGSAALSVLSHEGPPRQKVFMVIGINTAFSSRKRRDSVRETWMPQGEKLLQLEREKGIVIRFMIGHSATSNSILDRAIDSEDSQHKDFLRLEHVEGYHELSAKTKIFFSTAVAKWDAEYYIKVDDDVHVNLGMLAATLARHRSKPRVYIGCMKSGPVLAQKNVKYHEPEYWKFGEEGNKYFRHATGQIYAISKDLATYISINQPILHKYANEDVSLGSWFIGLEVEHIDDRNMCCGTPPDCEWKAQAGNVCIASFDWSCSGICKSVEKIKFVHERCGEGDGAVWSALF; encoded by the exons ATGAAGAGCCGAGGCACTGCCAAAGTCTCTGTCAAGTTTATTCCGATCCTCTGTATATTTTGCTTCGCTCTTGGAATTCTCTTCTCTAACAG GGCATGGGACCCACCTGAATCCAATGGCCATCTCATGGCGCAGCGTCGACGTGAACAAGAGTTGCAAGTTGTCTCCGAAGACTCCACAGCTCAGAAG CTTTCACATGATAAAGATGTGATGGACGAAGTTTTGAAAACTCATGATGCTATTCA GCCTGCCAGATCGCTAGACAAGTCAGTTGCTATGCTTCAGATGCAGTTAGCTGCATCTAGGAGTTCTCAGGAAATGAGCTTGAATGGCTCCGCTGCCCTGTCCGTTTTGTCTCATGAGGGTCCGCCCCGGCAGAAAGTGTTCATGGTTATTGGAATTAATACAGCTTTTAGCAGTAGAAAGAGGCGTGACTCTGTCAGAGAGACTTGGATGCCTCAAG gggagaagcttcttcaattgGAGCGCGAGAAGGGGATTGTCATTCGCTTCATGATTGGCCATAG TGCAACATCTAATAGCATTTTAGATAGAGCCATTGATTCAGAAGATTCTCAGCATAAGGATTTCCTTAGACTG GAGCATGTTGAAGGATACCATGAATTGTCTGCAAAAACAAAAATCTTCTTCTCCACTGCTGTTGCTAAATGGGATGCTGAATATTACATCAAGGTGGATGATGATGTCCATGTTAATCTGG GCATGCTAGCTGCTACTCTAGCACGGCATCGATCAAAACCCAGAGTGTACATTGGATGTATGAAGTCAGGGCCAGTTCTTGCTCAAAA gaATGTTAAATATCATGAACCAGAGTACTGGAAATTTGGAGAGGAAGGGAACAAATATTTCCGACATGCAACTGGACAGATATATGCAATCTCTAAGGATCTTGCGACATATATCTCAATCAACCA GCCCATATTGCACAAGTATGCTAATGAAGATGTGTCGCTTGGATCGTGGTTTATCGGTCTTGAGGTTGAGCACATTGATGACCGCAACATGTGCTGTGGAACTCCACCAG ATTGTGAGTGGAAGGCACAGGCAGGTAATGTGTGCATTGCATCTTTCGACTGGAGCTGCAGTGGAATCTGTAAATCAGTGGAGAAGATCAAATTTGTTCACGAAAGGTGTGGTGAAGGGGATGGAGCTGTATGGAGTGCTCTCTTTTAG
- the LOC110609671 gene encoding beta-1,3-galactosyltransferase 7 isoform X4 has translation MKSRGTAKVSVKFIPILCIFCFALGILFSNRAWDPPESNGHLMAQRRREQELQVVSEDSTAQKLSHDKDVMDEVLKTHDAIQSLDKSVAMLQMQLAASRSSQEMSLNGSAALSVLSHEGPPRQKVFMVIGINTAFSSRKRRDSVRETWMPQGEKLLQLEREKGIVIRFMIGHSATSNSILDRAIDSEDSQHKDFLRLEHVEGYHELSAKTKIFFSTAVAKWDAEYYIKVDDDVHVNLGMLAATLARHRSKPRVYIGCMKSGPVLAQKNVKYHEPEYWKFGEEGNKYFRHATGQIYAISKDLATYISINQPILHKYANEDVSLGSWFIGLEVEHIDDRNMCCGTPPDCEWKAQAGNVCIASFDWSCSGICKSVEKIKFVHERCGEGDGAVWSALF, from the exons ATGAAGAGCCGAGGCACTGCCAAAGTCTCTGTCAAGTTTATTCCGATCCTCTGTATATTTTGCTTCGCTCTTGGAATTCTCTTCTCTAACAG GGCATGGGACCCACCTGAATCCAATGGCCATCTCATGGCGCAGCGTCGACGTGAACAAGAGTTGCAAGTTGTCTCCGAAGACTCCACAGCTCAGAAG CTTTCACATGATAAAGATGTGATGGACGAAGTTTTGAAAACTCATGATGCTATTCA ATCGCTAGACAAGTCAGTTGCTATGCTTCAGATGCAGTTAGCTGCATCTAGGAGTTCTCAGGAAATGAGCTTGAATGGCTCCGCTGCCCTGTCCGTTTTGTCTCATGAGGGTCCGCCCCGGCAGAAAGTGTTCATGGTTATTGGAATTAATACAGCTTTTAGCAGTAGAAAGAGGCGTGACTCTGTCAGAGAGACTTGGATGCCTCAAG gggagaagcttcttcaattgGAGCGCGAGAAGGGGATTGTCATTCGCTTCATGATTGGCCATAG TGCAACATCTAATAGCATTTTAGATAGAGCCATTGATTCAGAAGATTCTCAGCATAAGGATTTCCTTAGACTG GAGCATGTTGAAGGATACCATGAATTGTCTGCAAAAACAAAAATCTTCTTCTCCACTGCTGTTGCTAAATGGGATGCTGAATATTACATCAAGGTGGATGATGATGTCCATGTTAATCTGG GCATGCTAGCTGCTACTCTAGCACGGCATCGATCAAAACCCAGAGTGTACATTGGATGTATGAAGTCAGGGCCAGTTCTTGCTCAAAA gaATGTTAAATATCATGAACCAGAGTACTGGAAATTTGGAGAGGAAGGGAACAAATATTTCCGACATGCAACTGGACAGATATATGCAATCTCTAAGGATCTTGCGACATATATCTCAATCAACCA GCCCATATTGCACAAGTATGCTAATGAAGATGTGTCGCTTGGATCGTGGTTTATCGGTCTTGAGGTTGAGCACATTGATGACCGCAACATGTGCTGTGGAACTCCACCAG ATTGTGAGTGGAAGGCACAGGCAGGTAATGTGTGCATTGCATCTTTCGACTGGAGCTGCAGTGGAATCTGTAAATCAGTGGAGAAGATCAAATTTGTTCACGAAAGGTGTGGTGAAGGGGATGGAGCTGTATGGAGTGCTCTCTTTTAG